From one Phorcysia thermohydrogeniphila genomic stretch:
- a CDS encoding lytic transglycosylase domain-containing protein, which yields MPKFSGALLFFLLLFPAGLCGAQIDNLNSCVKEESELILCRTLKGSEPPDLPEKVELDLPWDKPSFQFWRSYYKSRWNRLKLISQIDNFKLFYPTLREIFKREGLPEDLVFLAIVESNGNPAAISKAGAAGLWQLMPATARLYGLKVNRYIDERFDIEKSTIVAAKYLKYLYSVFGRWDLAIAAYNAGPGTIKKRLKKLGAEHFWDLTKLPDETLNYVPKFYAVLSFIKSSNLFKEEDPKERLVKVKVLSRTSLYRISKKLQVPYRITRRFNLQFKRRIVPAGYYVYIPLRYVKRSELVKYIASSKVYVYVPRRSERITSIARRFGVDVSLIRELNHLRRNVVYRGQTLLIVKREEKGKEDGRS from the coding sequence ATGCCTAAATTTTCGGGAGCTCTCCTTTTTTTCCTCCTACTTTTTCCGGCAGGCCTCTGCGGGGCTCAAATAGACAACCTAAACTCCTGTGTGAAGGAAGAGTCAGAGCTGATTCTCTGCAGAACCTTAAAGGGTTCTGAGCCCCCAGACCTGCCGGAGAAGGTAGAACTTGACCTTCCTTGGGATAAACCCTCCTTTCAGTTCTGGAGGTCGTACTACAAAAGCCGTTGGAACAGGCTAAAGCTCATCTCACAAATAGACAACTTTAAGCTCTTCTACCCAACGCTTAGAGAAATCTTTAAGAGGGAAGGACTACCAGAGGACCTCGTCTTCTTAGCGATAGTTGAGAGTAACGGAAACCCTGCAGCCATCTCTAAGGCAGGGGCGGCAGGCCTTTGGCAATTAATGCCAGCAACAGCAAGGCTTTACGGCCTTAAAGTGAACCGCTACATAGACGAAAGGTTTGACATTGAAAAGTCAACAATCGTTGCAGCAAAATATCTCAAGTACCTATACTCGGTATTTGGAAGGTGGGACTTAGCAATAGCCGCCTACAATGCCGGCCCCGGAACTATAAAAAAGAGGTTAAAAAAGCTCGGAGCTGAACATTTTTGGGACTTAACGAAACTCCCAGACGAGACACTAAATTACGTTCCAAAGTTTTACGCCGTTCTCTCATTTATAAAGAGCTCCAACCTATTTAAAGAGGAAGACCCAAAGGAAAGGCTCGTTAAGGTAAAAGTTCTTTCCAGAACTTCCCTCTACCGTATCTCAAAGAAGCTCCAAGTTCCATATAGGATAACAAGACGTTTTAACCTACAGTTTAAGAGAAGAATTGTCCCAGCAGGGTACTACGTTTACATCCCCCTTAGATACGTGAAAAGGAGTGAGCTGGTTAAGTACATCGCATCCTCTAAGGTGTACGTCTACGTTCCAAGGAGGAGCGAGAGGATTACTTCCATTGCTAGACGTTTCGGCGTAGACGTCTCTCTCATAAGGGAGCTCAACCACTTAAGGAGAAACGTAGTCTACAGAGGGCAAACGCTACTCATAGTAAAAAGGGAAGAAAAGGGAAAAGAAGATGGCCGTAGTTAA
- a CDS encoding tRNA (adenine-N1)-methyltransferase produces the protein MAVVKETDTVILYDPEKGKKYFLNLSLAKGKFNTDRGELELSELVGKRYGEFVETHKGFRYVILPCTLYDFIMYKLNRLTQIIYPKDSAYIALRLNVKPGDTVVECGIGSGAMTAVFAHIVGDTGKVISYEKREEFIKNALSNLRKLNLENRVIVKHKDIAEGFDEKDADAVFLDVREPWLYIEHAYRALKTGNMLGVLVPTVNQVIEVLKKLEEMPFMDVEVCEILLRKYKLVPERFRPEDRMPAHTAYLIFARKLPEGMKE, from the coding sequence ATGGCCGTAGTTAAGGAGACAGACACCGTAATCCTCTACGACCCGGAAAAGGGAAAGAAGTACTTTTTAAACCTTTCCCTTGCAAAGGGGAAGTTTAACACCGACAGGGGAGAATTGGAGCTCTCAGAGCTCGTAGGAAAAAGGTACGGAGAATTTGTAGAGACCCATAAAGGGTTTCGCTACGTTATCCTACCCTGCACGCTCTACGATTTCATAATGTATAAACTCAACAGGCTCACTCAGATAATCTACCCAAAGGACTCTGCCTATATAGCTTTAAGGCTCAACGTAAAGCCCGGCGACACGGTGGTAGAGTGCGGTATCGGCAGTGGTGCAATGACTGCCGTTTTTGCCCATATAGTTGGAGACACGGGAAAAGTGATAAGCTATGAAAAGAGGGAGGAGTTCATAAAGAACGCCCTATCAAACCTCAGGAAACTTAACTTAGAAAATAGGGTAATCGTAAAGCACAAGGACATAGCCGAAGGCTTTGACGAGAAAGACGCGGACGCCGTCTTCTTAGATGTTAGAGAGCCGTGGCTCTACATTGAGCACGCCTACAGAGCTCTAAAAACCGGCAACATGCTCGGCGTTCTTGTCCCAACCGTCAACCAAGTGATAGAGGTCTTAAAAAAGCTTGAAGAAATGCCCTTTATGGACGTTGAGGTCTGCGAGATACTCCTCAGGAAGTATAAACTCGTTCCTGAGCGCTTTCGTCCAGAGGACAGAATGCCTGCCCACACAGCCTACCTGATATTTGCAAGAAAACTACCGGAGGGGATGAAAGAGTAA
- a CDS encoding MotA/TolQ/ExbB proton channel family protein: METLTLLQKSGIVGYILLLLSIISLTIIIEKAITLRLSRLVPREDLRLLVDFLSEGNVGNAIELCKKRRNLLTSIVLDALKNVGTPTKENFLHAFEVTARRKFLELERGMALLATIAAVSPLLGLVGTVLGMIKIFGVLTTGASVIGNPQQLSGGIAEALLTTVFGLFVAIPAVVMYNLFQKKLDKIAAEIEAAGILIANNFKGLS, encoded by the coding sequence ATGGAAACTTTAACCCTTCTTCAAAAGTCAGGGATTGTAGGTTACATACTTCTCCTTCTATCCATTATCTCACTAACAATTATCATAGAAAAGGCAATTACCTTAAGGCTTTCACGCCTCGTTCCGAGGGAGGACCTGAGACTCCTCGTTGACTTCTTAAGCGAAGGAAACGTTGGAAATGCTATAGAGCTCTGTAAGAAGAGGAGAAACCTCCTAACGTCAATAGTCCTTGACGCCCTTAAAAACGTTGGAACACCGACAAAGGAAAACTTCCTCCACGCCTTTGAAGTAACGGCAAGGAGGAAATTCTTAGAGCTTGAAAGGGGAATGGCGCTACTTGCAACAATAGCTGCAGTTTCCCCACTACTCGGACTTGTAGGAACTGTCCTTGGAATGATAAAGATATTCGGCGTCTTAACTACTGGAGCTTCGGTTATAGGCAACCCTCAACAGCTTTCAGGTGGAATCGCCGAAGCTTTGCTCACAACTGTCTTTGGACTTTTCGTGGCTATTCCCGCCGTAGTTATGTACAACCTCTTCCAGAAGAAGCTTGACAAGATAGCAGCCGAAATAGAGGCAGCAGGAATACTCATAGCAAACAACTTTAAGGGACTTTCCTAA
- a CDS encoding 2,3,4,5-tetrahydropyridine-2,6-dicarboxylate N-succinyltransferase, producing MEELKRMIEEAWENRELLKEKKYQEAIRETVDLIDKGKLRVAERISVGNWKVNDWVKKAILLFFPISEMKVMELGPFEYYDKIPLKKNWEKLGVRVVPPATARYGSYIEPGAILMPSYVNIGAYVGSGTMVDTWATVGSCAQIGRNVHLSGGVGIGGVLEPPNARPVIIEDNCFIGSRCIIVEGAIIEEEAVLGAGVVITASTKIIDVTGDEPVEYRGRVPARSVVIPGTRVKKFPAGEYGVPCALIIGKRKESTDKKTSLNEVLREFNIPV from the coding sequence ATGGAAGAGCTCAAGAGAATGATAGAAGAAGCGTGGGAAAACAGAGAGCTCCTTAAAGAGAAAAAGTATCAGGAAGCAATCAGAGAAACTGTTGACCTTATTGACAAGGGCAAGCTGAGAGTTGCCGAGAGGATAAGCGTCGGCAACTGGAAGGTAAACGATTGGGTAAAGAAGGCGATACTCCTCTTTTTCCCTATCTCCGAGATGAAGGTTATGGAGCTAGGGCCTTTTGAGTACTACGACAAGATACCCTTAAAGAAGAACTGGGAAAAGCTGGGAGTAAGGGTTGTTCCTCCTGCAACGGCAAGGTACGGCTCTTACATAGAGCCGGGAGCTATTTTAATGCCTTCCTACGTCAACATAGGAGCTTACGTCGGCTCTGGAACGATGGTTGACACTTGGGCAACTGTGGGCTCATGTGCCCAGATAGGTAGAAACGTTCACCTTTCCGGAGGGGTAGGTATCGGAGGAGTCCTTGAGCCTCCTAACGCAAGGCCAGTAATAATAGAGGACAACTGCTTTATAGGTTCAAGGTGCATCATCGTTGAGGGTGCAATCATTGAGGAAGAGGCCGTTCTCGGAGCAGGAGTTGTAATAACTGCCTCAACAAAAATCATAGACGTCACAGGGGACGAGCCTGTTGAGTATAGGGGTAGGGTTCCCGCAAGGAGTGTCGTCATTCCGGGAACGAGGGTTAAAAAATTCCCCGCAGGAGAGTACGGAGTTCCCTGTGCCTTAATTATCGGAAAGAGAAAGGAGTCAACCGACAAGAAAACTTCACTCAATGAAGTTCTCAGGGAGTTCAACATACCTGTTTAA
- the metG gene encoding methionine--tRNA ligase, which produces MLEKFYVTTPIYYVNDKPHLGHAYTTVAADIIARFNRFLGRDVFFLTGTDEHGQKIQQAAEKRGMTPKEFVDSLVPAFKNLWEKLNISYDHFIRTTDPEHVKAVQYIFKKCYENGDIYLGEYEGWYCIPCETYYTEKDLFEGKLCPMCKREVTRVKEESYFFRLSKYQDKLLELYEKNPDFIAPEFRRNEVINFVKQGLKDLSISRTSFTWGIPVPVNEKHVIYVWFDALTNYLTAVGYPEDTERLNHYWPADLHLVGKDILRFHTVYWPAFLMSAGLPVPKRVFAHGWWTVNGEKMSKSKGNVVDPFEVVEKFGVDQVRFFLFREVTFGLDGDFSYEKLVARINGELANDLGNLFNRTLSMLKKYRKSIVPEPKGLEDEFDVKLQNKALATLGRLKELIPKAELTRALEEIWQFVSFVNYYIDRRAPWQLNKEGKEELDRVLYNMLESLRFITAFLYPYMPSSAEKMAELLRLEKKAEELRVSDFETWGGTEVGKELEKGGILFPRIEYDPETKEVKIAKTKRG; this is translated from the coding sequence ATCTTGGAAAAGTTCTACGTTACGACGCCAATCTATTACGTTAACGATAAACCCCACTTAGGACACGCCTACACGACAGTAGCAGCAGACATAATTGCAAGGTTCAATAGGTTCTTAGGAAGGGACGTTTTCTTTCTAACTGGAACTGATGAGCACGGCCAAAAGATTCAGCAGGCTGCCGAAAAAAGGGGAATGACCCCCAAGGAGTTCGTTGACAGCCTCGTTCCAGCCTTTAAGAACCTCTGGGAAAAACTCAACATCTCCTACGACCACTTCATAAGGACGACCGACCCCGAACACGTTAAGGCCGTCCAGTACATCTTTAAAAAGTGCTACGAAAATGGAGACATCTACTTAGGTGAGTACGAGGGCTGGTACTGTATCCCCTGTGAAACCTACTACACAGAGAAGGACCTCTTTGAGGGCAAACTCTGCCCCATGTGTAAAAGGGAGGTCACAAGGGTTAAGGAGGAGAGTTACTTCTTTAGGCTCAGCAAGTATCAGGATAAACTCTTAGAGCTCTACGAGAAAAACCCTGATTTCATAGCCCCAGAGTTTAGAAGAAATGAGGTCATAAACTTTGTAAAACAGGGATTAAAAGACCTTTCCATAAGTAGGACAAGTTTTACGTGGGGTATTCCCGTTCCAGTTAACGAAAAGCACGTTATCTACGTCTGGTTTGATGCCCTAACAAACTACCTGACTGCCGTTGGATACCCTGAGGATACAGAAAGACTTAACCACTACTGGCCGGCAGACCTCCACTTAGTCGGTAAGGATATCCTCCGCTTCCACACCGTTTACTGGCCTGCCTTTTTAATGTCTGCAGGTCTTCCAGTTCCAAAGAGGGTATTTGCCCACGGCTGGTGGACCGTTAACGGCGAAAAGATGAGTAAGTCCAAGGGTAACGTTGTTGACCCATTTGAAGTTGTTGAAAAATTTGGCGTTGACCAAGTGAGGTTCTTCCTCTTTAGGGAAGTTACATTCGGACTTGACGGAGACTTCTCTTACGAGAAGCTCGTTGCAAGAATTAACGGAGAGCTGGCAAACGACTTAGGTAACCTCTTTAACAGAACTCTCTCTATGCTCAAAAAGTACAGAAAGAGCATCGTTCCAGAGCCAAAAGGTTTAGAGGACGAGTTTGACGTAAAGCTACAAAACAAGGCCTTGGCCACCCTCGGCAGGTTAAAAGAGCTAATACCAAAGGCTGAGCTTACAAGAGCTCTTGAAGAAATCTGGCAGTTTGTCTCCTTTGTCAACTACTACATAGACAGAAGAGCTCCGTGGCAACTAAACAAGGAAGGAAAGGAAGAGCTTGATAGAGTCCTCTACAACATGCTTGAGTCACTAAGGTTCATTACTGCCTTCCTTTACCCTTACATGCCGAGTTCTGCTGAGAAGATGGCGGAGCTCCTAAGACTTGAGAAGAAAGCAGAGGAGCTAAGGGTTTCTGACTTTGAAACTTGGGGTGGAACAGAGGTAGGCAAAGAACTTGAAAAGGGAGGAATTCTCTTCCCAAGAATTGAGTACGACCCAGAGACTAAGGAAGTTAAAATAGCAAAAACCAAAAGGGGTTAA
- a CDS encoding sugar phosphate isomerase/epimerase family protein: MKVVGHVPGKELLKSFKRVEEVLSLGIGVEIQLASEILDRFTLKDFGALRKLIGNRTVTVHAPFLDLNPGATDSLVLKATRKRFKETLVAAKILEAETIVFHTGYHPAKVDPIYEEWFERAVETFEEVAERTPCPVALENVFDRSPVHLERLLESLPPKVGVCIDVGHLNLFSEVPLSDWIERFKGRIFEFHVHDNGGEKDEHAPIGSGKLDLDVFFSLLEKIPDNYIFNLENKSVDDIKSSLEVLRRKTEWHYR; encoded by the coding sequence ATGAAGGTCGTTGGCCACGTTCCGGGAAAAGAGCTCTTAAAGAGCTTCAAAAGGGTTGAAGAAGTCCTCTCCCTTGGAATAGGCGTTGAGATTCAGTTGGCTTCAGAGATTCTTGACAGGTTTACTCTTAAGGACTTTGGGGCTCTAAGGAAGCTGATAGGAAATAGAACAGTTACCGTTCACGCCCCCTTCCTTGACCTTAATCCCGGTGCGACAGACTCCCTCGTCCTCAAGGCGACAAGGAAACGCTTTAAAGAGACCCTCGTAGCCGCAAAAATCTTAGAGGCCGAGACCATCGTATTCCATACAGGTTACCACCCGGCAAAAGTTGACCCGATATACGAGGAGTGGTTTGAGAGGGCAGTGGAAACATTTGAAGAAGTTGCAGAAAGAACTCCCTGCCCAGTAGCCCTTGAAAACGTCTTTGACCGCTCACCAGTCCACCTTGAAAGGCTGTTAGAGAGCCTACCACCAAAAGTTGGAGTATGCATAGACGTTGGTCACCTAAACCTCTTTTCTGAAGTTCCTCTTTCTGACTGGATAGAAAGGTTCAAAGGAAGGATTTTTGAGTTTCACGTCCACGATAACGGAGGGGAAAAGGACGAGCACGCCCCCATAGGCTCTGGAAAGCTTGACCTTGACGTCTTCTTTAGCCTCTTAGAAAAGATACCGGATAACTATATATTTAACCTTGAAAACAAGTCTGTGGACGATATCAAAAGTAGCCTTGAGGTTTTAAGGAGGAAAACAGAATGGCACTACAGATAA
- the def gene encoding peptide deformylase has translation MALQIRIYPDEVLKKKAETVTEFNEELRELVNQMFETMYEKKGVGLAANQVGVLKRVVVIDLDSGKENQGKNPIILINPEIVKAEGEELAEEGCLSLPGLYKKVKRALYVKVKAQNLDGEEFEIEGEGLLARALQHEIDHLNGIVFIDRLSPLQRRLALEKYKKLKREYERKKGRR, from the coding sequence ATGGCACTACAGATAAGGATATACCCTGACGAGGTTCTAAAGAAGAAGGCAGAAACCGTTACAGAGTTTAACGAGGAGTTAAGGGAACTTGTAAACCAGATGTTTGAAACGATGTACGAGAAGAAGGGAGTCGGACTTGCAGCGAATCAGGTTGGAGTTTTAAAGAGGGTAGTTGTTATAGACCTTGACTCGGGGAAGGAGAATCAGGGGAAAAACCCCATAATCCTCATAAACCCTGAAATAGTTAAGGCCGAAGGGGAAGAACTGGCAGAGGAGGGCTGTCTCTCCCTTCCCGGACTATACAAGAAGGTGAAGAGAGCTCTCTACGTTAAAGTAAAGGCTCAAAACCTTGACGGTGAAGAGTTTGAGATAGAGGGTGAAGGATTACTTGCGAGAGCTCTCCAGCACGAGATTGACCACCTTAACGGCATTGTTTTTATAGATAGGCTCTCACCACTTCAGAGGAGACTCGCCCTTGAAAAGTACAAAAAGCTAAAGAGGGAGTACGAACGTAAGAAGGGGAGGAGATAG